Genomic DNA from Callospermophilus lateralis isolate mCalLat2 chromosome 11, mCalLat2.hap1, whole genome shotgun sequence:
CCCAGTTTCACGTGTGAAGTGTCACGCCTGCCTGGGTGTCACATGCCCTTGATATTATGCCTTCTTTGTACCAACCACTCAGATGTCCTGCCCGCTGGGTGTCTTGTCCTCCCTGGCATCTGTGCCCCAAGCCTCCGCAGCAGGACCCATCTCCCCGCTCCCTCACACTGTCCCTCTGACCCAGCCCCATGTCCTGTCTCCTGCCTCCCCCAGCGGACGATGGAGGTTTTGAGAGTGGAGTGTACAACAACAGTGCCATCGCCACCCCTCACCTGGACGCCCTGGCCCGCCGCAGCCTCGTCTTCCGCAACGCCTTCACCTCCGTCAGCAGCTGCTCGCCCAGCCGTGCCAGCCTCCTCACAGGCCTGCCCCAGGTGAGGGCCGCTAGGGACCCAGGGCCCAGCCTCGGGACCCCCGCCTCCCTAGGGTGCTGCCACTTCCCTCCCATCCCCAAGGCAGGCACAGTGGCCAGTGTCAAGGGCAGACCGCGGCTCTGACTCCCCACCCACCAGCAGTGCAGGCTCCATggctcctccctctctctgcctcagtctcctcaccCGTAAAGTGGAGGCCCAGCAAGACCTGGCTCACAGGACCCGAGGGGTTGGCCGAACACGGCTCTGTGGGCAGAGTACACAGCACCCTGCACACTCAGCCCAGCTGCTGCCCTGCAGTGTGGGGCACCCCCCGTGGCAGGACCTGCGCCGTTAAGGCGCTTGCTCTTTTACTGTTTTAAGAAGGACGTGACTTTGACATCCTAACATTTATTTACTAGTTTGCAGTACTAGGAATggcacccagggcctcacgcatgctgggcaagtgttctgccactgggcCGCACCCCAGCCTTCTTCcagttttattttgaggcagggtcttgctcagctgcccaggctggccttgaacttgcagtgccctgcctcagcctcctgcgtaGCTGGAAGGTCACGCAGGCCACGCGCCCGGCCGCGTGTCCCATGTATCCCGTGGCACTAGTGCGTGCCTTCACTTCGCTCAGCCCTATCTGTTCATCTTCAGAACTTGCTCCTTTTCCCAAACGGAGACCCTGTCCCTGTTGAACACTGACCCCCAGGGCTCCTCCCCAGCCCAGCACCCCCCTTCTGCTTTCTGTCTGAATTCAACAACTAGGGACTCCCGTGGGTGGGACCATACAGCATTTGTCCTTCTGTGACCAGCTTGTTTCACCTAGCATGTCCCTGAGGTTTGTCCCCATTATAGCATGGGTCagaattttcctcttttttgggCTGAATAACATTCCCTGGTACAAGTGGTCCCTTGGTGCCGGTCGGCTCTGTGGGTGCACGCGGTGGCTCCCACCTCTGGCTGTTTTGAGGAGAGCTGTGTGATCGTGGGCGTCTGGGCTCTTGTCCTGGGTGTGCGTCTTGTGATAGTCCCTTGCTGTAAGCAAGTGTGCGCGCTCCACGCCTACCCCGGGGAGGCCATGTTGAGCAGAAGGTGGTCATGGTCACCATGTGTCTCCTGAGGGGCCCCTGGCTTCTGGGCGGTGGGGTGGGGAGGCAGggctcttcctttcttcctcactGTCCCTCTTCCTAGACCAGCTGAAGCTGGTTTCTTTGACAGCATAAACCGCCTAGGTGATCAAGGCAATAGCAACAAGTGTTCCCTCATAATCTGCAAGGTGTGATCGTAGCGGAAAGGTGGAAGGTGCAGGGGCTCACAAAGAGGGAAGCGAAAGCCACCTGTCCCGGGCACCTCCAGGTTCTCTTCCTCTTGCCCTGGCCCTGCTGCCATGGAGGGGCCTGTTGGCAAGAAGCAGGACGGGGAGGAAGTCTCCCTGGGTGCTGGCCATCTGAGAGGGGCGTGGGTGAGCCGCGAGAGCAGGAGCTGGGGCCCAGCCTTACGGGGTCCTTCCCGCAGCACCAGAATGGCATGTACGGGCTGCACCAGGACGTGCACCACTTCAACTCCTTTGACAAGGTGCGGAGCCTGCCGCTGCTGCTCAGCCAGGCCGGCGTGCGCACAGGTGAGGCGCCATCCCCCTCTGTCCTGTAGAGAGAAGTCACAGCCTGGGAAGTCCACCCCTGAGCTACCCTTAGTTCTGCCCTGGGCCCTTGTCCCAAGGACCTGGGCTGTAGCCTcctggctgggctggggctgcacAAGAACCAACCAAGGGTCTGGGCTGCCTGCCTGCTGCTGTAGCACACTGGGCTAAGGGTGTGAGGGGGACAGAGAGGACCCTGGACCAGCCTCTGCCCACCCCCAGGCATCATCGGGAAGAAGCACGTGGGGCCGGAGACCGTGTACCCGTTTGACTTTGCGCACACAGAGGAGAACGACTCCGTGCTCCAGGTGGGGCGGAACATCACCAGGATTAAGCTGCTGGTCCGGAAGTTCCTGCAGACTCAGGATGACAGGTCCGGGGAGGCCCCCTGCATTGCTCTCCCTGGTTAACCCGGACATCCCAGAGTCTCCAGCGGGGATTCCTGGAGCCCCCAGCTGCTGGGGTGGTTTGGGAGAGAAGGTCCCGGACACTCAGGGCAGAGGAAGAAGGAACGTGGGGAAATCGAGGCAGTGAGGGTGATGGAGGAGAAGGCGAGGCCGAGAGGCATCCTGGCTAAATATTGTACAgggccctcagggtggtggccagcTGGGTGGTGGCCCCAGCTGGCCGACCTTGACCTGGACACCGAGCCCCCCCCCCCACATTCAGGCCTTTCTTCCTGTACGTTGCCTTCCATGACCCCCACCGCTGTGGGCACTCGCAGCCCCAGTATGGAGCCTTCTGTGAGAAGTTTGGCAACGGGGACAGCGGCATGGGGCGCATCCCAGACTGGACACCCCAGGTCTACGACCCTCAGGATGTGCTGGTAGGAGGGGTCCCTGCCGAGACCACCTGAACCCAGGACCCTACCCTGCTCGCGCCCCTGGCCCCAGATGATGAGATACTAGCCCAGAGGAGGATACCTCTGCCTAAGTGGGGTTCAGACCCCCTCCATGGGGCCACAGGGCACCCTGGAGACGGGAGGTGACCCTCCAGAGCAAAGCTGTTCCACTGATCCATCCGCGGGAGGAAGATGGCGGCTGGCACCTGTGTCTCCTGCCCCAGTTCAGTGGTGGGTCCCCCAGTCTGAGCCTGACTTCCCACCCTCCTACCTCCCCAGGTGCCTTACTTTGTCCCCGACACCCCAGCAGCCCGAGCTGACCTGGCTGCTCAGTACACCACCATCGGCCGGATGGACCAAGGTGGGTTCTAGGAGTGCAGGCTTCGAACCCTGCCCTGGGTTGGGTGCCCCTCAGCTGGGTTAGGTGGCAGAGGAGGGTCCTACCCACAACAGAGTGTGAGCAAGGGTCGGTGTGGAGGCCCTGTGCCAGGCTGGGCAGGCGCAGGTGGCCCTGTCTCCAGGGGCACCTCAGCCTTCTCCGAGGTCACCTGCTACAGAATTCTCCCTGGCCAGGCCCTCAGGTGCCCCTAGGCTAAGTGAAGACTCCAAACACTCTCTCAGCAATGGGGTCCGAGTCAGGTTTGGGGTGGAGCTGCCTGGGTTGTGCTGAGGCGGGACCCGGGAGGAGTGCTGGTTTTCTGTGGCTGCGATGACCAAGTACCACAAACGGGGGTGCTTAAAGCAGCAGAATTCTGTGCTCTtcctggaggccagaagtccaagGTAAAGGTCTGACTGGCCGCACCCCCTCCAAAGGCTCAGGGGGTGTCCAGCCTGTCCAGCTTCTGGGGCGGGGAGCGCTTGGGGTCCCTCAGCTGTGGGAGCGCTGCTGAGCTTCAGCCTCCACCTCGTGTCCCTTTGCTGGGTCTTGTCTGTGACTCCTGTTCTTACAAGCACCCTTGTCATTGGGTTAGGGCCCACCTGGGGACTTCAGGATGGTCTTGTCCCAGAATCCTTAACTTACAACTGCAAAGTccttttccaaataaggtcatctTCTCAGGTTGGGGGGGGACATATCTTTAGGGGGTACACCTTCAACCTGCTGTAGAAGGTGGGGGCTTTTATCGTGTCTCTGCTGGTGCCTTTAGGGGTCCCGGTGACGGTGGGTGAAGGGGAAGTCTGTCTTCAGGCTGTCCCTCTTGACTCACTGGATAGATATGAAATTCCAGAAAATACAGAAACCAGTGAGGGGCAGGAGCAGCCGCCTGGGCATGCTGGTGGTGACAAGGGATGACCAGGTCCCTGGAGGCCCCTGAGCAAGAGGCCTGGGTTGGCAGGAAGGATCACAGGGGGCTCTGGGGAGGTAGCATGCTGCAGCCCAGGGCTTAATCCCCAGGGTGTGGGTGGGGGGCACCAGGGGTGTTGTAAGTCCAGAAAGTGACAGAGCCCAGTGGCCAGGCAACGAGGTGCAGGGTGAGCCCAAGTCCCTCTTCACGCCTGCAGCTGAGCCTGTGCCCCTGCACCCCAACAGGGATCGGGCTTGTGCTTGAGGAGCTGCGTGGAGCCGGGGTCCTGAACAACACCCTGGTCATCTTCACATCCGACAATGGGATCCCCTTCCCCAGCGGCAGGACCAACCTGTACCGGCCCGGTACCGCTGAGCCCTTGCTGGTGTCCTCTCCGGAGCACCGGCAGCGCTGGGGCCAGGTCAGCGAGGCCTTCGTGAGCCTCCTAGGTATGGCTGTGTCTGCCTCGTGCAGGGGAGGGTTGGAAGTGGACCTCTGATGGGACTGCTACGGGCCAGGCCCGGCTCTGCAGTGTGACCCAGCCATGACCCAGGCAGGGAAGGGACAGCGGCCCGTTTACATGCATGAGTACCAGAATCACCTGGCACGCAAGTTAATGTCCAAATCACACCCCAGAGTGCCTGACAGGTTCCCAGGGGTGCCAGCACCGTGGGGCCTGGGGCCCCACTTTGAGAAGCACTTACCCCTGGTGCCCCAAGGCGGCCCTGGGTTGTCGAGTCCGGCAGAAGCACAGGTGCAGGAGACTGAGAGGCTGAGGAGAGCCTGGCCCCGGCAGGAACTGGCCGTGCTCTGCCCTCTGCTCACGGGAGCtgtgcccctgggttccctcCAGCTCAGGCCCATGTCTCCCTTAGCCCCAAACCCTGAGCCAGGGACACTGTGACGGCACGCTGCGTGAAGGGGCCCGCTGCCTGGGGTGTGCACTTCCTGGGGTTTTAGAAGGACTCCAGCTATCACCAGGCTGGGCCTCTGGTTATACTAGTAGAGGCCAAGGGATGACCGGACCCTGAGGGTGTCCTCCCAAAGCAGCACCCCTGCTGGTGGTTGCTTCAAGGCTTTAGACGCAGCTCTTGCCCAGGCTCTGTGCCCTCAGGGACCCTCCTGAAGCGCCCTCTCCTTTGCTTCTAGATCTCACCCCCACCATCTTGGACTGGTTCTCCCTCTCCTATCCCAGCTATACCATCTTTGGCTCCAAAACCATCCAGCTCACGGGCCGGTCCCTCCTGCCAGCACTGGAGGCAGAGCCCCTTTGGGCCACCGTCTTTGGCAGCCAGAGCCACCACGAGGTCACCATGTCCTACCCCATGCGCTCTGTGTCCCACCAGAACTTCCGCCTGGTGCACAACCTGGGCTTCAAGATGCCCTTCCCCGTGGACCAGGACCTCTACGTCTCGCCCACCTTTCAGGACCTCCTGAACCGCACTGTGGCCGGCCAGCCCACGGGCTGGTACAAGGACCTGCACCACTACTACTACCGGGACCGCTGGGAGCTCTACGATGAGCACCGCGACCCCCGCGAGACCCAGAACCTGGCTGCCGACCCACGCTTCGCCCAGGTCCTGGAGGCGCTGAAGACCCGCCTGGCCAAGTGGCAGTGGGAGACCCACGACCCCTGGGTGTGTGCCCCCGAGGGCGTGCTGGAGGAGAAGCTGTCTCCACAGTGCCGGCCACTCCACAACAAGCTGTGACGCCCCGGGGCGCACCCAGCCAGCACCGCCGCTCCTCTGGGACGTGGGGCGTCACACGGCCTCTCCTCTCCTGAAGGGGAGACCCCACATGCCCTATCTCCCCCCTTGTGGGGGATGCCGCCATAGCAGGGGACACTGTTGTCCTCGAGTCTGAGCCGTGCCCTGGCACAAGAACTGTCGGGGGTAGCCTGGGACAGGGTGGGACCCCCAGCCCATGCTTTCAGGGTGCGTTTGGGGATCCCAAGACAAAAGGGCAGGGACCTTGATCAGTGTTAGGCACCAGGGACATTTCTGACCCCTCCACTGGAGGCAGCCGGACATGGCCTCTGGCTTTGACCAGCCCTGGTTGGCTCCACTGCCTTCCTTtgcccacagccccagcccccccagGAGGTTCTCACTGGTCCTCACTGGTGGCAGGTTTAGTCCTGGGACCTTGCTGGGCAGAGCTGGTCCTTCCTTGTGAGCTGCTGGGGATGAGGTCTGAAAGGGCacctgccacagtccggctgcagcagaataaccggggggcgacggatgacttgtgtacgttgatgcagcaggaatggaagccgtttattgtgggacaacagaggtatttatacattttgcacagcttatcttaattagcataaactagatacagcagttaaccaatcaggaatctccacacttaatggctcgcttttgttacttcacaaaccactccctctggcattttgccaggcgccatccagacttgtttacagactttaacaggcACCCCCTGGCTTGGGTGGCTTCTTGTGTGACACCAGGGTCTGGCTCCATCCCTGCCTGCCTCTGCCTGCCCAGAAACTCAGCCTTGAAAAACTGGACAGTGGGTCCTCTCCCTCTAGGGGGGTCCCCTGCACTCCACTCCATATGGGCCTGGGGTGGGAGGAAACCACAGCCAGAGCCCTGTAAAAGCCTTTCATTTCATAAAACACATGGAATCCACTTTCTGAACTCATCTATGATAGTGGCAACCTGAATTCTAGGACAATGTCCGGTCCAGGGACACTTTTTGAAAATGACATTCAGTCTACAACAGCCCCAGGAAGTGAGTCAGGTCCAGGCAGGGGCCCTTGCCTAGTAGTCCAGGGCCGAGCATGGAGGCCACCAGGCACAGACCCCCTGAGAATACTGTTTAGGAACCTTATTCACAGGTGAGCATGCAGGTGTCTGTGACCCAGAGGGACTGACACAGCTCCCAGCCATCGGGAGCTGGAAAAGTCAGCCAGGGCCACGTTGCACGGGGTCTGTGCCTCTGCCCTGGGCAGGGGTGGCAGTAACCTTGGGGACACTGAGGCTCCCAGCTGGCTGCTCCAGGGGCTTTGGGAGGTTCCCTTTGACATCTTGACATGTGAAAGGAAGGGCAGTCGGTGATCAGATTGGGAGTTTATCCACTTGTCCCAAGAGGCTGGGGCCCCTGGCTCTGGAGAGCCCACGCACACACTACAGAAATGTTCCCAGGGCCTCTGGTTCAGCCCATGCCACGTCCTGGTGAAGGGCGGAGGGGTCACAGTGGGTATGGGTGACCACTCTGTGCCGCACACGTGGTGAGGGTGCAAAGTGAGACCCCAGCCAGAGGGGGAGCTGGGCCTGCATGCTGAGCTGTCCCAGCTGTGCCCCAGGCTCTGGCAAAGGACAGGATGGCAGTGACATGGGGTCCTCACAGCCCAGGGAGGGATGCCTCAGCGTCAGTAGGGGCTCTCCTCCGTCCACACCACCTTCTTCTGCTCATCTGCAATGGCCAGGCGGACACAGCCCAGCAGGACGTCCACGTCACTCCAGGCATCAGGGGCCAGGCTGCTGTACAGGCAGGGCACTTTGTCCAGGTCGGCCTCCTCCTGCCTGGCCGCCTCCAGGAGCTGCTCCTCTGAGGTGCCCAGCCGCTGCAGGCCTTTCCTGGGTGGCAGACACCGTGGGGCTTCAGGGCAGAGCAGGGTCACCTGGCTTCCCAGGACAGAGCCAGAGGCACAGCACCTGCCCAGACACCCCTGGATGCAGACGGTGGCCCACCTTGAGGGGACCTCATAAAGAAGCTAGGACTGAGCTGGActgagccgggcacagtggcacacgtccGTTTTCCcagtgccttgggaggctgaggcgggaggatcgccagttcaaggccagcctcagcgactcggaggccctaaacaacttagattctgtctctaaatgaaatattaaaagatCTGGGGCTTTTAATATTTGTGTGGCTCAGCGGtgaagggcccctgagttcaatccctggtacccccaccaaaaaaagctaGGACTAGGCCCCAAAGTGATTTCCACCAGTGGGGGCAGTCGAACTAGGCCAGGTGTCAGGTTctcacctggagagggcaggtagACCTTCGTCCTGAAGTTGGGGGGTATGGTGTTTCCAGGGCCAGAGCAGTGTGAGCTCTGGGAGTCCCTCAGAGGGCCCTGAAGCTGGACACCTGTGCGTTCTGAAGCTCGGTGCCCGTCCAACCCCACTGTCAGCCCCCAGTGGGCACCTACTTGAGTTTCTTTGCATTCTTCTCATTGATGGAGACATGGACGATGATGGGGAAGATGTCCATCTGATGCAGGCTACGGACGCTGTCCAGCCGGACATCAAGGAGGGCGTGAGTGTTCTTAGcgggagagagaaggaggaaatgAGTCAATGGGTCTCGGGCCTTGGAGGAGCTATGAGGTGCAGAGCCTCGTACTCATAGCTCCTCCCAGGGGATCATCTTCCTCGCTTGAGCCTCAAGCACCGGAGCATTGTTGGTGTCTCCATTGTATTCATGCATTTGCTAAATGTCTCCTGAGTCAAGAGAGCTGAGGATCAAGGAGTCAGCTTGCCAAGGCCCTATGGATCTGGGTCCCTCCTACAGAGCATCCAGCTGGGgtgtccagggccccagaagtTGTCCCCAAATCCTCCCAGCCCAGGTGGGAGCTGCGGTCCCTGGAGCAGCCCCAGGCCCACCCCTACCTCTTCCATGAGGGACTCTACAGCTTGGCGTGTCACCCAGCAATGGCCATGAGATTCCTGTCCCTCCTGGATGATGTCCCCTCTCTGGCTCCAGGTGTCATATTCCTCCTGGCTCAAGTACTCTAGAGATGACATCGGGCAGGGCCGTCACACCTGGCTGCACAGGGATCCTCAGGGGACCCACGTGAATACCCATCCCCACGGGTCCCACTAGCCAGCCCGAGAAGCTCTAGGGTGGTCACTTCCCACCAGGAGGAGTCTGTGCTGGACACTCCCACCCTGAGAGACCTGGACACTGCAGGGGCACCACCAGGGTAGGGACGTGGATGGGAGAAGAGAAAGATGATGGGTGGATGGGATGGGCGAGCGGATGGATGTCCAACTTCTTACGGCTGGACGTTCCCTCAGCTCCTTAGATCACTGTTGttcatccaggggcactttaccctcAGGGGACATTTTCAGCGGCTATAGCTAGAACAGGGCTCTGCTGTGACATCCAGTAGGATGAGGCTGGGGTGCTGCCCAACACCCTCTAACGTCCTCACAGTGGACATGACCTGGCCACGATAGTCCTGGTGTGCAGCTGAGACCCCGCTGGGAGCAAACCTGGAGCCCTCCGGGCCCTGCTCCTGAGTGGCTGTCCTTGTCTGCCAGGCCCCAGCTCAGAACTGCACCCCCCCCTCCTGACCACCCCACCACCTCGGCACCCCTGATCTGGGGCTGCCAGGTGCCCTTCCTTCCTGCTGAAGCTTTGCCAGCACCTCCACTGGCCCAGCGGCCCCGAAGACCCTCTCTGGGCTCTGCTCTAGCCACCTCCCATTCTGTTTTCGAGACGGGCATCAAAGGTCAAGCCCCCCAGGTCTTTTCACTGACTCTCCGGGCCTCACCCGTGCTGCGTGCAGTGGCTCAGGCCTTGTGCCTTTCCACATCTGCCCACTGCCTGGGGATTGGCGGCTCCCCCCTAGAGCTGCCCCTCCTGGCTGGCCTCTGGCCCCTCCCACACAATCCACCACTACCCTTTGGGCCACCTACtggggctctgcccctcccacggGCCTGCCCCATGTGTGCCCAGGCAGCTGGTTCTGAAGGAGTGGTGGGACTCGGCATCTCCAGCTGTCCCTTGGAGCCTGGCCACGGTCAGTGCTCATGAAGGAACCTCCTAGACCGCGCCTGCTTCCTTTCCTCTTGGAAAGCCAGAGGTGGCAGACTCCTGGGTGTAACCCAGCACCTGCCAACAGCCTCTCTGCTGCCCCGGGATTGGCGGCTCCCCTGTGAAACCGCCTTGAGTGGCTCGGGGACAGGTGGCCCTCCAGCTGTGCTGCCCCAGTGGGTAGAAGCCTGCTTGCCAACAGTGACTGTCGGGGTGGAACAGTGCCCCCCATTCATGTCCCCACAGAACCTCAGATGGAACCTTAACTTGGAAATAGGGTCTTCAGAGCAGGCCAGGTGAGGTCTTGCTGGATTGGGGGGTCCTAAATCTGGTAACTAGTGTCCTTACACTAGTTGCAGGCCATCTGGAGACCCAGGGACACAGTGAGGTGGGAGCCGTGCAGACACGGGCCAGGGAATGCCAGAGGTCCCCAGAGCTGGAGGACGGAAGGGAGGAGCTGACCTGGAGCCCTGAGAGGCCATGGCCCGCGGAGGAAACCTACACCGTGACCTCCACCTGCGGCCTCAGGAGCAGACAGAGCCTTTCTGGCAGGGCCAGGTGAGAGCGCACCTGCTGGGCACTTCCTAAACCCCTGGAGGAGGCAGAGCTTCCTGCTCAGGAGCTTCCCGACCACCCTGGGCAGCAGGAGCACGGGCCGGGGCCGGGCGGGCCTGTGGGGGTGC
This window encodes:
- the Sgsh gene encoding N-sulfoglucosamine sulfohydrolase — protein: MHSPGPACCALLLVLGLCRARPRNVLLILADDGGFESGVYNNSAIATPHLDALARRSLVFRNAFTSVSSCSPSRASLLTGLPQHQNGMYGLHQDVHHFNSFDKVRSLPLLLSQAGVRTGIIGKKHVGPETVYPFDFAHTEENDSVLQVGRNITRIKLLVRKFLQTQDDRPFFLYVAFHDPHRCGHSQPQYGAFCEKFGNGDSGMGRIPDWTPQVYDPQDVLVPYFVPDTPAARADLAAQYTTIGRMDQGIGLVLEELRGAGVLNNTLVIFTSDNGIPFPSGRTNLYRPGTAEPLLVSSPEHRQRWGQVSEAFVSLLDLTPTILDWFSLSYPSYTIFGSKTIQLTGRSLLPALEAEPLWATVFGSQSHHEVTMSYPMRSVSHQNFRLVHNLGFKMPFPVDQDLYVSPTFQDLLNRTVAGQPTGWYKDLHHYYYRDRWELYDEHRDPRETQNLAADPRFAQVLEALKTRLAKWQWETHDPWVCAPEGVLEEKLSPQCRPLHNKL